A stretch of Coccidioides posadasii str. Silveira chromosome 2, complete sequence DNA encodes these proteins:
- a CDS encoding uncharacterized protein (EggNog:ENOG410PG93~COG:T~BUSCO:4805at33183), protein MVMVVVQPISFEDPEVATPELCNDAMPYEDSGRRAQTTRYLASLPHQTGRIVLKLDIRNGNEFNAATMTPTSKAFLLLSLATLYTSSTASTANPRPRGVGPEFAKYYKDASTFTCISNPSIKLSFSAVNDNYCDCPDGSDEPGTSACSFISSLSLSFVSDPGDETSNRTSALPGFYCKNKGHKPAYLPFQRVNDAVCDYDICCDGSDEWEQPGGLKCENKCKEIGKEWRKQEEARQKSLNAAMKKRKELVQKASRLKKEVEGRIKDLEVEIQASEIKVKDLQKELDQVRARDRGKAAKGKKQGKVNVLAGLAKNRVEELRTSLIDVRLQKDRLHDRLDALEGILSKFKEEYNPNFNDEGVKRAVRSWEDYVATGYEDNTGPYQDLDEVTKPDGPDSGINWEQWENEQDEIEIPLVYKLAAYLPPSVASYIEDKLADLRSFLVLNGILAETDSEVSESQAVRDARDRLSAAESSLDKLRNSVRDHKTDLAKDFGKDSVFRALKGSCISKDSGEYNYELCWMDRTTQKSKKGRGDTNMGNFNKITSVTIDEATASGQIVPREKVALQFMNGQTCWNGPARSTKVVLDCGENDEIVKVTEDEKCVYSMYVTTPAVCELISSDEKNMSGGKDEL, encoded by the exons ATggtgatggtggtggtgcaGCCGATCAGTTTTGAGGACCCTGAGGTTGCCACCCCCGAGCTTTGCAATGACGCTATGCCCTATGAGGATAGTGGGCGTCGAGCTCAGACAACAAGGTATCTGGCCTCATTGCCGCACCAGACGGGACGAATCGTACTTAAACTCGACATTCGCAACGGTAATGAGTTCAATGCTGCCACCATGACCCCCACCAGTAAagctttccttcttctcaGCCTAGCCACGCTATATACAAGCTCGACAGCTTCAACTGCCAACCCTCGGCCACGCGGTGTTGGCCCTGAGT TTGCCAAATATTACAAGGATGCGTCGACCTTCACATGTATATCAAATCCATCCATCAAGCTTTCATTCTCCGCTGTGAACGACAACTATTGCGATTGCCCAGACGGTAGCGACGAACCCGGAACCTCCGCCTGTTCCTTTATATCTTCCCTCTCCCTTTCATTCGTATCCGATCCTGGTGATGAGACGAGCAATCGAACGTCAGCCCTACCAGGATTCTATTGCAAGAACAAGGGACACAAACCGGCATATCTTCCATTTCAACGTGTGAATGATGCTGTATGCGACTATGACATATGCTGTGATGGAAGTGATGAATGGGAGCAACCTGGAGGTCTAAAATGTGAAAACAAATGTAAGGAGATTGGAAAGGAATGGAGGAAGCAAGAGGAGGCAAGGCAGAAATCGCTCAATGCCGCGATGAAGAAACGGAAAGAGCTTGTTCAGAAGGCATCCAGGTTAAAAAAAGAGGTGGAAGGTCGGATCAAGGATTTGGAGGTAGAAATCCAGGCCTCAGAAATCAAAGTCAAGGACCTCCAGAAAGAACTTGATCAGGTGCGAGCAAGGGATAGGGGGAAGGCCGCCAAGGGAAAGAAACAGGGCAAGGTCAATGTTCTTGCAGGACTTGCAAAGAACCGAGTTGAAGAGCTACGGACGTCCTTGATAGACGTCCGCCTCCAGAAAGACAGACTTCATGATCGACTCGATGCGTTGGAGGGAATTCTGTCGAAATTCAAAGAGGAATACAACCCCAACTTTAACGATGAGGGCGTTAAGCGCGCCGTGAGAAGCTGGGAGGATTACGTTGCCACGGGCTATGAGGATAATACAGGCCCTTACCAGGACCTTGACGAAGTCACCAAGCCCGATGGTCCTGATTCTGGCATCAACTGGGAACAGTGGGAGAATGAGCAGGACGAAATTGAGATCCCTCTCG TCTACAAGCTTGCGGCATATTTGCCACCTTCCGTCGCCAGTTACATAGAGGATAAACTGGCAGACCTAAGGTCGTTCCTTGTCTTGAACGGTATTCTTGCTGAAACGGATAGCGAAGTAAGTGAATCCCAAGCCGTGCGGGATGCTCGTGACCGTCTTAGCGCTGCAGAGTCTTCGCTTGACAAATTGAGAAACTCTGTGAGAGATCACAAGACGGACCTCGCAAAGGATTTTGGCAAGGATTCCGTATTCCGTGCACTGAAAGGCAGCTGCATTTCAAAGGACTCTGGCGAATACAATTACGAGCTCTGTTGGATGGATAGGACAACTCAGAAATCCAAAAAGGGTCGAGGCGATACGAACATGGGTAACTTTAATAAAATTACCTCTGTGACCATTGACGAGGCTACTGCTTCGGGGCAGATTGTTCCGCGGGAGAAAGTTGCGCTGCAATTTATGAATGGTCAGACATGCTGGAACGGCCCGGCAAGATCAACCAAAGTTGTGCTGGACTGTGGAGAGAATGATGAAATCGTCAAAGTTACCGAGGATGAGAAGTGCGTCTATTCAATGTATGTGACCACGCCGGCGGTCTGTGAGCTCATCAGCAGTGATGAGAAGAATATGAGTGGTGGAAAGGATGAATTGTGA
- a CDS encoding uncharacterized protein (EggNog:ENOG410PTN2~COG:S~BUSCO:10848at33183), whose protein sequence is MLNPSAKRHREDEHAETDEPHARAMQQKKKPRPLPLHTSPILEHTSIVSHSRPGPPFPPSSTLTPAESSDDDPMQDGDRDLSQNRHLDLHAQAFSSMRTPCAESDSDFEMADSQPRSATTQPLWSAGSGPSRPECNLESPIPSFLLNRSLSVSGGRTATPIFSHFTSNMNTDSMMRDATLFPAEPQVPHTSQPVPTDEAGWWRPRRLPSPISEDETLVNPADPDDNLVSRPDQAGTFSGPYNPSTPLISVTPVQNDVPPSGSLRDQPQNPMQASQDTNLEHLPLPLENNSADNNDHLTAPPARPAFNSSNRSQVRPLPKRTIAMGFRADCEKCRQRVPGHYSHIIITK, encoded by the exons ATGTTGAATCCCTCTGCCAAAAGGCACAGGGAGGACGAACATGCCGAGACTGACGAGCCACATGCGCGTGCCATGCAGCAGAAGAAG AAACCGCGGCCTCTACCTCTCCATACGTCACCCATTTTAGAACACACGAGCATAGTTTCCCACAGCCGTCCAGGCCCTCCATTCCCTCCTTCTTCAACCCTTACCCCCGCCGAGTCGTCTGACGATGACCCAATGCAAGATGGTGATCGAGACCTGTCACAGAACCGGCATCTCGACCTTCACGCCCAAGCTTTCAGTTCCATGAGGACGCCATGCGCGGAATCGGACTCGGACTTTGAAATGGCGGACTCACAGCCGAGGTCTGCGACCACGCAACCACTGTGGTCTGCTGGGTCGGGCCCATCGAGACCGGAATGCAACCTTGAATCCCCAATCCCTTCTTTTCTCCTCAATCGGTCTCTTAGCGTCAGTGGAGGACGCACGGCCACTCCAATATTTAGCCATTTTACATCGAATATGAACACGGACTCTATGATGAGGGATGCTACTCTATTCCCAGCAGAACCCCAAGTTCCTCACACGTCTCAGCCAGTTCCGACGGACGAGGCAGGTTGGTGGCGGCCCAGAAGGCTTCCGAGCCCTATCAGTGAAGATGAGACGCTCGTGAATCCAGCAGACCCCGATGACAACCTGGTATCGCGTCCAGACCAAGCAGGAACGTTTTCCGGTCCATACAATCCGTCCACACCGCTCATCTCGGTCACACCCGTGCAAAACGACGTGCCACCGTCAGGATCTTTACGCGACCAACCTCAGAACCCAATGCAAGCGTCACAGGATACAAACCTTGAGCATTTGCCCTTGCCCCTAGAAAATAACTCAGCTGATAATAATGATCACTTGACTGCGCCGCCGGCTAGGCCTGCGTTCAACTCGAGCAATCGCTCACAGGTTCGGCCTCTCCCAAAGCGAACTATTGCCATGGGATTCAGAGCAGACTGTGAGAAATGTCGACAGCGTGTGCCTGGCCATTACAGTCATATCATTATCACCAAATGA
- a CDS encoding uncharacterized protein (EggNog:ENOG410PIWN~COG:S) — MIEPDSSASGDTEHQTVESDYASIASTIPNYVYQNGRRYHSHRMDQYLLPNDEREQERLDFIHHIFRLTLGGELCYAKLDNPQRILDIGTGTGIWAMEVGETFPSAEVIGTDLSPTQSSWAPPNVQFLVDDALQDWVFPESSFDFIHIRTLGGNIPDWLSFMQKCYKYLKPGGQIEISECRPRFCCDDNSYPQECRTRHWMNEFERVTAQTGLEFDPFPQCAGRLQQAGFQDVEAVERVVPIGTWPKDKALKTRGRYFMAQLLGNALETYTLSLFTRTAGWTPDEVYTLLNGVAEEVSRNKMHLYTHFGFTVGRKPWN, encoded by the exons ATGATAGAACCGGATAGCTCAGCGTCGGGTGACACCGAGCACCAGACCGTTGAGAGCGATTACGCCTCCATCGCCTCCACAATCCCGAACTACGTCTACCAGAATGGAAGAAGATATCATTCCCACCGCATGGATCAATAT CTGCTCCCCAACGATGAACGAGAGCAAGAACGTCTGGATTTCATCCATCATATATTCCGCTTAACTCTGGGAGGGGAATTGTGCTACGCAAAGTTGGACAATCCCCAGCGCATCTTGGACATCGGCACTGGAACTGGTATT TGGGCCATGGAAG TCGGGGAGACCTTTCCATCCGCTGAGGTTATTGGAACCGACCTTTCTCCCACGCAGAGCAGCTG GGCTCCGCCAAATGTGCAATTTTTGGTGGACGACGCCCTCCAGGACTGGGTTTTTCCTGAGTCATCCTTTGACTTCATCCACATTCGCACCCTAGGTGGGAATATCCCGGACTGGCTATCATTTATGCAGAAATGTTACAA GTACCTGAAGCCAGGCGGTCAGATAGAGATATCAGAGTGCCGACCGCGGTTTTGCTGTGATGACAATTCGTACCCCCAGGAATGTCGTACGCGGCACTGGATG AATGAGTTTGAGCGGGTGACTGCGCAAACCGGGCTTGAATTTGATCCATTTCCTCAATGTGCCGGCCGCCTTCAACAAGCCGGTTTCCAGGATGTCGAGGCGGTAGAAAGAGTAGTCCCTATTGGAACATGGCCCAAGGACAAGGCGCTAAAGACACGAGGACGTTATTTCATGGCGCAGCTTTTGGGTAATGCCCTTGAGACGTATACCCTCTCCTTGTTCACTCGCACCGCCGGCTGGACCCCGGACGAAGTGTATACGCTACTAAACGGTGTGGCGGAGGAGGTTAGCAGGAACAAGATGCATTTATATACTCACTT CGGTTTCACTGTTGGCAGGAAGCCATGGAATTGA
- a CDS encoding uncharacterized protein (EggNog:ENOG410PRFB~COG:S~TransMembrane:1 (i93-113o)~BUSCO:14549at33183), whose translation MSRSTADATRFTATAPHAHSKPGSTASRWPGMKLGRTQERPQPATGGDSQETPKQKVERLRAEARAARIAKSSSPMDRIIGRGRVWADRVHKVTVFTIIAASGIAGILTIYSATSLISHNRRQKALWIDRELQKLLDARKAYVAGTATPEQIQLLEKEKAADEEKKRKEELKKETTFYKAKSWLFGGMKQDEVNESASAQLETGEEKSKILEAINAKAADAVVAPTDLISQENRGDRGTDAAQTITSETKKGWASWLTGR comes from the exons ATGTCACGGTCCACGGCGGACGCAACTCGATTCACGGCGACCGCGCCTCATGCCCATTCCAAACCCGGATCTACGGCATCGAGATGGCCGGGGATGAAATTGGGACGCACTCAGGAAAGACCCCAGCCTGCAACCGGGGGAGATAGTCAAGAGACCCCCAAGCAGAAAGTTGAGCGGCTTCGCGCGGAGGCTCGCGCCGCCCGAATTGCGAAATCGTCGTCACCAATGGATAGAATAATAGGACGGGGAAGAGTGTGGGCGGATCGGGTTCATAAAGTGACTGTTTTCACCATTATTGCGGCTTCTG GTATTGCTGGTATTCTCACCATATATTCCGCGACGTCATTGATATCACATAATCGCCGTCAAAAAGCCCTATGGATCGATAGAGAATTGCAGAAGCTATTGGACGCCAGAAAGGCCTATGTCGCAGGAACCGCTACTCCTGAACAGATTCAGCTTTTAGAGAAAGAGAAGGCAGCCgacgaagaaaagaagagaaaagaggaaTTGAAGAAGGAAACGACGTTTTACAAAGCTAAAAGCTGGCTATTTGGCGGGATGAAACAGGACGAGGTAAATGAGAGTGCAAGTGCGCAGCTTGAGACTGGGGAAGAAAAGTCAAAAATATTAGAGGCGATCAACGCAAAGGCAGCAGATGCGGTTGTTGCACCAACAGACTTGATTTCGCAAGAAAACCGGGGCGATCGGGGAACCGACGCTGCGCAAACAATCACGAGCGAAACAAAGAAAGGTTGGGCGAGTTGGTTAACAGGACGATAA
- a CDS encoding uncharacterized protein (EggNog:ENOG410PRC2~COG:S~BUSCO:14696at33183), with protein MDSGGSQVPDLASVLKTLSSFVPAQARQAPDNRNENNARPRNLNDDYDPLHFSPLDVVDGAALPYAEPPSERHQYPSSHSSTPAPFDSLPDPSSITAWPAALKFVMKTVAQNEAIQSKIRRLIRSQHGHEKKWWEAREALLAKQKTRAQKKEKLDEVLRSVGGAIMTGPEMTTPAEDAAEVETYDRKIYSAMSSMSRALDAELRELGIPFFAIRHGLVHPQSTIPDEKGHAKLPSGNSKDNLSMEELRSLQKRMFDLLEDLCKE; from the exons ATGGATTCAGGAGGGAGCCAAGTTCCTGATCTTGCAAGCGTCCTGAAAACCCTCTCCTCCTTCGTTCCAGCCCAAGCGCGCCAGGCCCCAGATAACAGAAACGAGAACAATGCGCGACCTAGGAACCTGAACGACGATTATGACCCTCTGCACTTCTCACCGTTGGACGTTGTTGATGGAGCCGCCCTCCCATACGCAGAACCACCCTCAGAACGTCATCAATACCCGTCTTCACACTCATCCACCCCAGCTCCTTTCGATAGTTTACCAGACCCATCGTCGATTACAGCATGGCCTGCGGCGTTGAAATTTGTAATGAAAACTGTTGCTCAGAATGAAGCCATTCAGTCCAAGATTCGGCGGCTTATTCGGAGCCAGCATGGTCACGAAAAGAAATGGTGGGAAGCACGGGAGGCTCTTCTCGCCAAGCAGAAGACAAGGGCgcaaaaaaaggagaagctCGATGAGGTTCT aCGATCGGTTGGCGGAGCAATTATGACGGGTCCTGAGATGACG ACCCCAGCAGAAGATGCGGCCGAAGTTGAAACATACGATAGAAAGATATACAGTGCCATGTCCAGTATGTCTAGAGCGCTCGACGCAGAGCTGCGAGAATTAGGGATCCCTTTTTTCGCTATCAGACATGGCCTTGTCCACCCTCAGTCGACCATACCGGACGAAAAGGGGCATGCAAAGCTGCCTTCAGGAAATTCGAAAGATAATCTGTCGATGGAGGAACTCCGCTCGCTTCAGAAACGAATGTTTGATCTCCTGGAAGACTTGTGCAAGGAGTAG
- a CDS encoding uncharacterized protein (EggNog:ENOG410PN59~COG:S~BUSCO:11432at33183), which yields MGNDGGSIPTRRELVKEAAKAPSASQLKEAQREQLEHFWTTCPLSHKELLPPIVSDSVGNLYNKDTILRFLLPGDEVEGISSKADCEEILCGRVKGLRDIVEVKFEVDDVAVDAEGKKKKRFICPVTNKELGPSVRSVYLVPCGHAFSEEAIREMKSDKCLQCTECYQEENVIPILPTKEAEKERLKSRMQKLAGEGLTHSLKKAPGSKKRKKNGSDPTVAKGEAVIDGTKTKDSSTPGSGPISRTSTPIPSTVSGIKNAATAMLTNRVLEEENERKKRRKQMGNSEALQSLFTSSSKNQQSKDGDFMTRGFTIPSGARR from the exons ATGGGTAATGATGGCGGAAG TATTCCAACTCGTCGGGAGCTTGTCAAAGAAGCCGCCAAAGCCCCCAGCGCATCGCAACTAAAAGAAGCCCAGCGTGAACAACTTGAGCATTTCTGGACAACTTGTCCGCTGTCGCATAAAgaacttcttccaccaaTAGTATCAGATTCAGTCGGAAATTTATATAACAAGGACACTATTCTCCGTTTTCTGCTTCCCGGAGATGAGGTTGAAGGAATAAGCTCCAAGGCGGACTGCGAGGAGATCTTGTGTGGGAGGGTGAAGGGTCTCCGTGATATCGTTGAGGTTAAGTTTGAGGTTGACGATGTTGCTGTAGACGccgaaggaaaaaagaagaagcggTTTATCTGCCCCGTTACTAATAAAGAGCTTGGCCCCAGCGTAAGGTCTGTGTATCTTGTGCCGTGTGGCCATGCCTTCTCCGAAGAAGCTATCCGTGAAATGAAATCGGACAAATGCTTACAG TGCACCGAATGCTACCAGGAGGAAAACGTCATTCCCATACTTCCTACAAAAGAGGCCGAAAAGGAACGTCTCAAATCGCGTATGCAAAAGTTGGCTGGTGAAGGCCTCACCCATTCACTGAAAAAGGCGCCGGGTTCAAAAAAGCGGAAGAAAAATGGATCTGATCCCACTGTCGCCAAAGGCGAGGCCGTTATTGATGGTACAAAAACAAAGGATTCGTCCACTCCTGGTAGCGGACCTATTAGCAGAACCTCCACCCCCATCCCATCGACAGTCAGTGGAATCAAAAATGCTGCTACCGCAATGTTGACAAACCGCGttttggaagaagagaatgaacGCAAAAAACGGAGAAAACAGATGGGAAATAGCGAGGCATTGCAGAGCCTTTTCACATCAAGCTCGAAGAATCAGCAATCGAAGGACGGCGACTTTATGACCAGAGGCTTTACTATTCCGTCTGGAGCTAGGAGATGA
- the ARO4 gene encoding 3-deoxy-7-phosphoheptulonate synthase (EggNog:ENOG410PG9I~COG:E~BUSCO:8122at33183), whose protein sequence is MPLGKTMPEVNEDSRILGYDPLLSPQFLQIEVRAPPHAIETVRSGRNQAIEVIQQRDDRLLVVVGPCSIHDPDTALEYARRLKAISEKLKDDLCIVMRAYLEKPRTTVGWKGLINDPDIDGSFNINKGLRLSRKLYADLNGMGIPIASEMLDTISPQYLADLISLGAIGARTTESQLHRELASGLSFPIGYKNGTDGNLGIAIDAIGAAAHPHHFLGVTKQGLAAITKTSGNEHGFVILRGGNKGTNYDAESIAAARQELRKKGQREIVMVDCSHGNSKKNHLNQPIVAKCVADQLRNGEEAVIGVMIESNMYEGNQKVPPEGPSGLAKGVSITDACINWEMTVDVLQDLADAVRTRRKVRGAKANGVNGTS, encoded by the exons ATGCCTTTGGGTAAGACTATGCCTGAGGTCAATGAAGACAGCAGAA TCTTGGGCTACGACCCGTTGCTCTCTCCCCAATTCCTCCAGATTGAAGTTCGAGCA CCTCCTCATGCGATCGAAACCGTCCGTTCCGGTCGCAACCAAGCCATCGAAGTGATCCAACAGCGCGATGACCGCCTTCTCGTCGTCGTCGGCCCATGCTCCATCCACGATCCCGATACTGCCCTTGAGTATGCACGAAGATTAAAGGCCATCTCCGAAAAGCTCAAGGATGATTTGTGTATCGTCATGCGCGCTTATCTTGAAAAGCCCCGTACAACCGTCGGCTGGAAGGGTCTCATCAATGATCCCGACATCGACGGATCCTTCAACATCAACAAGGGCCTACGCCTGTCCCGTAAGCTCTATGCCGACTTGAATGGCATGGGCATCCCAATTGCAAGCGAAATGCTCGATACCATTTCCCCACAGTACCTGGCTGACCTTATCTCGCTGGGTGCTATCGGCGCCCGTACCACCGAATCGCAGCTCCATCGGGAACTGGCTTCAGGCCTGAGTTTCCCCATCGGGTACAAGAACGGCACCGATGGTAACTTAGGAATCGCCATCGACGCTATCGGTGCAGCTGCACATCCACACCACTTCCTCGGTGTAACCAAGCAGGGATTGGCGGCCATTACCAAAACAAGTGGTAACGAACACGGTTTTGTAATCCTCCGGGGTGGTAACAAAGGAACAAACTACGATGCAGAGAGCATCGCAGCTGCTCGCCAGGAACTCCGAAAGAAAGGACAGCGCGAGATCGTCATGGTCGACTGCTCTCACGGAAACTCGAAAAAGAATCATCTGAACCAGCCAATTGTAGCCAAGTGTGTCGCCGACCAGCTGCGTAATGGCGAAGAGGCCGTCATTGGTGTCATGATTGAATCGAACATGTATGAGGGTAACCAGAAGGTTCCTCCCGAAGGACCGTCCGGCTTGGCCAAGGGTGTCAGCATCACGGACGCCTGCATCAATTGGGAAATGACAGTCGATGTCTTGCAGGATCTGGCCGACGCCGTTCGTACTCGCAGAAAGGTCCGTGGTGCCAAAGCCAATGGAGTCAATGGCACCTCCTAA
- a CDS encoding uncharacterized protein (EggNog:ENOG410PHTR~COG:I) yields MAGSVPRGLKQILQKSPSDIVILSSLRTAVTRAKKGGFRDAYPEELLAHVLRATLAANPNLDPALVEDVCIGSVLQELGGAKAGRMAQIHAGFSHTVPFHTINRQCSSGLAAISTIAHSISVGAISVGIGGGMESMTRNYGSRAIPTVLWPELKESELQDARDCIMPMGITSENVASRYGINRHDQDAFSAKSHQKAAAAQKNGLFDKEIVAVTTKTIPTDKPDGPAEEITVTKDDGIRPTVSLEKLATLKPAFSPTGSSTAGNSSQVSDGAAAALLMRRSTATELGLTSSIIGKWVSTQVAGCAPDEMGIGPAVAIPKVLKHTGLEVSDVGIWEINEAFASQALYCVRKLGINEDKVNPKGGAIAIGHPLGATGARQLATLLPELERQGEQVGVVSMCIGTGMGMASVFVRE; encoded by the coding sequence ATGGCCGGCTCCGTCCCGCGAGGTCTCAAGCAGATCCTCCAAAAATCTCCCTCCGACATCGTCATCCTCTCATCCCTCCGTACCGCAGTGACCCGCGCCAAAAAGGGCGGGTTCAGAGACGCCTATCCCGAGGAGCTCCTCGCCCATGTCCTCCGTGCCACACTAGCCGCCAACCCAAATCTCGATCCAGCCCTCGTAGAAGATGTCTGCATCGGCAGCGTGCTGCAGGAGCTCGGTGGCGCGAAGGCGGGCCGTATGGCTCAGATTCACGCTGGCTTCTCGCACACGGTCCCTTTCCACACGATTAACCGGCAGTGCAGTTCCGGCCTGGCTGCGATCTCGACGATTGCCCATTCTATCTCTGTGGGAGCGATCTCTGTGGGTATCGGCGGCGGTATGGAGTCTATGACGCGGAACTATGGGTCGAGAGCGATTCCTACGGTCTTATGGCCTGAGTTGAAGGAGTCCGAGCTGCAGGATGCGAGGGATTGTATCATGCCGATGGGTATCACGTCGGAGAACGTTGCGTCGAGGTATGGAATTAATAGACATGATCAAGACGCGTTTTCGGCCAAGTCTCATCAGAAGGCTGCCGCTGCGCAGAAGAATGGCCTGTTTGATAAGGAGATTGTCGCCGTTACGACGAAGACTATACCCACCGATAAGCCGGATGGTCCAGCTGAGGAGATTACTGTCACGAAGGATGATGGTATTCGACCTACGGTATCCTTAGAGAAGTTGGCTACCTTGAAACCCGCTTTCTCACCGACGGGATCTTCCACTGCAGGAAACAGCTCGCAGGTCAGCGACGGTGCCGCTGCGGCCCTTCTCATGCGCCGTTCAACCGCCACAGAGCTTGGCTTGACCTCCAGCATCATTGGAAAATGGGTCTCTACTCAGGTTGCCGGATGTGCGCCAGATGAGATGGGTATCGGCCCGGCCGTTGCTATTCCAAAGGTCCTCAAGCACACCGGCCTCGAGGTGTCTGACGTTGGCATTTGGGAGATTAACGAGGCATTCGCTAGTCAGGCTCTGTACTGCGTTCGGAAATTGGGTATTAACGAGGATAAGGTCAACCCCAAGggtggtgccattgctatCGGACATCCTCTTGGTGCTACCGGTGCCAGACAGTTGGCTACTTTGCTTCCTGAACTGGAAAGACAGGGTGAGCAAGTCGGTGTTGTGAGCATGTGTATTGGTACTGGCATGGGAATGGCGTCAGTCTTTGTAAGGGAATAA
- a CDS encoding uncharacterized protein (EggNog:ENOG410PT3P~COG:S~BUSCO:9528at33183) yields the protein MPSGARLITPLEALPYRVGSARYVCSTCRRQFIPRCTSQPIIHHQTRRHNSSDSNNVPFSEKVRRRIWGTENPPGLKDPYGGESFLEKRAREQREAKAPQPELEPEYVPEAETASVAEVSATEAGEYVPATTWDGLEHVGSSGQWWEQSPTPADSFVAFMHKGQLTTHDEILTALHQTVVELCIMKELNKPFERVCEIWEHEDRLLALINRVEVKAASQPGIDALVFPSETAKAALLEFFRDFDLEQEFDNAENLDESEGPSSVSESHEPSKLAELNNTDLEIRTPENLDFLSLPLEDREFQFAFLKRASQLTGHRIPDPELLSITKVSRLLALFTAASKPKPAKLADILIAEGKFAALPNVKIFDRRQTPIDHEKEVGRWKIIEEELTKRGLPVTGRVST from the exons ATGCCTTCAGGAGCACGTCTAATAACCCCATTGGAAGCGCTGCCCTATCGGGTCGGCAGTGCTCGATACGTTTGCTCCACCTGCAGACGCCAATTCATCCCGCGCTGCACCTCTCAGCCGATAATACACCATCAAACTCGTCGTCATAATTCTTCCGACAGCAACAATGTACCGTTTAGCGAAAAGGTTCGACGAAGGATTTGGGGAACCGAGAATCCTCCAGGGCTGAAGGATCCTTATGGTGGAGAGAGCTTTCTGGAGAAAAGAGCTCGCGAGCAGCGCGAAGCAAAAGCGCCGCAGCCAGAGCTAGAGCCAGAATATGTCCCGGAAGCAGAAACTGCATCCGTTGCTGAAGTGTCCGCGACCGAGGCTGGAGAGTACGTTCCCGCAACGACGTGGGACGGCTTAGAACACGTTGGATCGTCCGGACAGTGGTGGGAACAATCTCCAACACCCGCCGACTCTTTTGTTGC ATTCATGCACAAAGGTCAACTTACCACCCACGACGAGATTCTTACAGCCCTCCATCAGACTGTCGTGGAACTATGCATCATGAAGGAGCTTAACAAACCGTTCGAGCGCGTTTGCGAAATTTGGGAGCATGAGGACCGGTTACTCGCACTTATCAATCGCGTTGAAGTCAAAGCAGCCAGCCAGCCTGGAATCGATGCTCTCGTTTTCCCTAGCGAGACTGCAAAAGCGGCGTTACTGGAGTTCTTTCGCGATTTTGACCTTGAACAAGAGTTCGACAATGCCGAGAATCTTGACGAATCTGAGGGTCCTAGCTCGGTTTCCGAGTCCCACGAGCCGAGCAAACTAGCAGAGCTTAACAATACCGATTTGGAAATCCGCACGCCCGAAAATTTGGATTTCTTGTCCCTGCCACTCGAAGACCGAGAATTCCAGTTTGCT TTCCTCAAGCGCGCTAGCCAGCTCACTGGACATCGTATTCCCGATCCGGAACTTCTATCTATTACTAAAGTATCCCGCCTGCTGGCATTGTTTACCGCAGCATCTAAACCGAAGCCAGCTAAATTGGCCGATATTCTCATTGCGGAGGGGAAATTTGCTGCTCTTCCAAACGTGAAGATCTTTGATAGGAGACAGACCCCAATTGACCATGAGAAGGAAGTTGGTCGATGGAAGATCATCGAGGAAGAGCTTACTAAGAGAGGTCTGCCTGTTACTGGACGGGTTAGCACATGA
- a CDS encoding uncharacterized protein (EggNog:ENOG410PGYE~COG:Q), translating into MKPATSANWSKGETQRSLIGTLFGRPHRDATLDDVELLPSQPEEQELQSLPAFVFSFGEGSDPLQEGRLSWLRPCRESSTCDTDGQVHSMLRAYMIMEEEPGWFEMNNYPA; encoded by the coding sequence ATGAAACCAGCTACCTCCGCTAACTGGTCTAAGGGTGAAACTCAGAGGTCCCTCATCGGCACCCTATTTGGCCGACCACACAGGGACGCCACGCTAGACGATGTGGAGTTGCTACCCAGCCAGCCCGAAGAGCAAGAATTGCAAAGTCTGCCAGCTTTTGTTTTTTCGTTTGGGGAGGGATCTGACCCTCTGCAAGAGGGGAGATTATCATGGTTACGGCCGTGTCGGGAATCGTCCACATGTGATACCGATGGCCAAGTTCACTCCATGCTCCGTGCGTACATGATAATGGAGGAAGAACCTGGATGGTTTGAAATGAATAACTACCCAGCTTGA